TTCGCGGTTTTTAGGTGTCGGTCATGAAGTCGTCCGCAAAGGCCGGGAAACCTTACAATGGGCAGGCAGGACCGTTATTCCGCTTAAAATCTGAAACTAATTGAATATCCTCCCGTTTCACGACCATATTCTTTTAAGTCAGAAAGCGAGGGAGCATGCGTCAGTTAAAAATCACCAAGCAGGTCACCAACCGGGAGACCGCCTCTTTAGACAAGTATTTACAGGAAATCGGCCGTGTCGAGCTGATTACGGCGGAAGAAGAAGTACGCCTCGCCCAACTCATCAAGAAAGGTGATGCCAAAGCACTGGAACGCCTCACCAAGGCCAACCTTCGTTTCGTGGTATCCGTGGCAAAACAATACCAGAACCAGGGACTTACCCTGGGCGACCTCATCAACGAAGGCAACCTGGGCCTGATCAAAGCGGCCCAACGTTTCGACGAGACCCGTGGTTTCAAGTTCATCTCCTATGCCGTATGGTGGATCCGTCAGTCCATCCTCCAGGCACTGGCCGAACAGTCGCGTATCGTGCGCCTTCCCCTGAATAAGATCGGGTCGATCAACAAGATCAACAAGACCTTTTCCAAGCTCGAGCAGGAATACGAGCGCGAACCGTCGCCGGAAGAGATCGCCGAGGCGATGTCGATGAACATCGACGACATCAAGGAAGCCCTGCGTACCTCGGGCCGTCACGTGAGCATGGACGCTCCCCTGCAACAGGGCGAGGACAGCACGCTGATGGACGTACTCGGCGACGACGACCAGCCGAACCCCGACCATACGCTCATCAAGGAATCGCTTCGCCGCGAAGTGGAACGCGCACTCTATACGCTCACCACCCGCGAAGCCGATGTCATCCGCCTCTACTTCGGACTGGCCGGCGAACAGCCGATGACCCTCGAAGAGATCGGCGAACGTTTCGACCTTACCCGTGAGCGCGTACGCCAAATCAAGGAAAAGGCAATCCGCCGGCTGAAGCATACCTCCCGTTCCAAGATCCTGAAGACCTACCTGGGTTGATCCGCCTGCGGCGGACATCCGAGGCAAAAGAGGGCGCAAAAGCCCTCTTTTTTTGTTTCCTGCCTTTTTCGATGTTATCCGTAATTTCACCACACGATAGCACCTGCCCCATGCCCCTCATAGCCCCTTCCATACTCTCCTCCGATTTCGGCAACCTCCAGCGAGACGTGGAACTGATCAACCGCAGCGAAGCCGACTGGTTCCACATCGACATCATGGACGGGGTCTTCGTGCCGAACATCTCCTTCGGGTTCCCGGTGCTGAACGCCATCCGCCAGCACGCGCGCAAGCCGCTCGACGTGCACCTGATGATCGTGCAACCGGAGCGGTACATCACCCGCTTCCGGGAATCCGGCGCCGAAGTGTTGACCGTTCATTACGAAGCCTGCCCTCACCTCCACCGTACCGTGCAGGAGATCCGCGCGGCCGGCATGGCGCCGGGCGTGAGCATCAACCCGCACACCTCCGTCGAACTGCTCGACGACATCGTACAGGACCTCGACCTGGTGCTGGTGATGAGTGTCAATCCCGGCTTCGGCGGACAGAAGTTCATCGAGCGGACCTACGAAAAGATCGAAAAGCTGCGCAACATGATCGCGCGGCGCAATTCCAAAGCGAAGATCGAAGTGGATGGCGGGGTGGACCTGGCGAATGCCGGCGCGCTGGTACGGGCAGGAGCCGATGTGCTGGTTGCCGGCAATACGGTCTTCTCCTCCCCCGACCCGTTGCGCACCATCGCCGACCTCAAGGCGATCGGCTGATGCGGGATCAGGCTCCCGCTACGTAATCTTTCAGGTATTCGAACCGGCTTGTGAGTTCGCCGTTTCCGGCGATCGTCGCGCGCTCCACGACGCCATCGTTGTCGTCGCCCAAAAGGCTCGGCATGACGCGCTCGAGCAGGTGTTTGCCAAATCCGTCTGAAGCATCCCGCGGCAGTTCGCAGGGAAGGTTGTCGATGGCCATCACGGTGATCGCCTCCTTGGAGAACGGCTCCGTTTCCCGTTCGCTCACCGGGTCATAGCCCATGAACTTATCGTCGATGGTCGTGGCCCGCGTCGTGGACGGAATGCTGCCGTTGATGTCGCAGGTCACGTCGGCGATGACGCTGATCCGGAAGTCCGGCTGTTTCATCCGGTCGAGGGTGAACAGGATGTCGGCCTTGGGGTCCCAGTACGTGCAATGGATGAGCAGGTCGGTGACCGAAGCGAACGAACGTTCGTCGCTGAAGGTGCTGCGGAAGTCTTCCGGATGTTTGTGGAAATCGGAACCGATGAAGGTGCCGCCGTCCTTTCGGACGTAGTAGTCTTCCGAATGCAACTGTACATAGACCGGCTCGCGGAAGGTGTAGTTCAGGAATTCATAGGGCGTGACCTTGCGCAGGTTGATGGCGCCCATCGTCTCACAAGCGCCGTTCGCTACGCGACCACCGCCGGTGATGACGATCTTGAGGTTCGACATGTGGGCCTTCCGCAGTTCGCGGAAGAGTTCCTTCTTGTCGTGGCAGAGGTGCGCGGGCTTCAGGTTGAACAGCCCGTACTTCAGCCCGTATCCCATGATGCCGTTGTAGGCGCCTACGATGCCGGCATAGCGACCGAAGCCGATGATGCGGTTGCCGTTCCGGTCGACCAGGCACTCGTAATCGACCAGCCGGATCTTCTCCCGCAGGATGTGCTGCAGCAATCCGCGGTTGTGCGGTTGCTTCTTGATGGTGTGTGAGAAGAAGAGGTACGTTTTTCCGGGGATCAGCTCAGATTTAGGAACTTCCTTGATACCCATCAGGATATCACAATCCGAAACATCCTCTTGTAAAGCAATGCCGGCTGCCTCGTATTCGGCGTTGGTGTAACAACGCCAGTCGCTGGGTTGCACCACAATGGTGACATGCGGAAAAAGCTCCCGCAGTTGTTGGCATTGTTCGGGAGTAAACGGAACGCGTTTGTCGCGGGGGATCTTGCCCTCGCGGATAATACCCAACTTGATCGGCTTCATACGTACTGGAAAGGGGCCTGCAAAGGTACGCCCTTCCGATGCAGGAAAAAAGCCGGCCTATCGCTTAAAAAGGCTCTTTCGAAATCGTTTATCACCCTGTTGAAGCAGCAATTCGTACGAGCCTGCCGGTAAGGCGCTCAGGTCCAGTACCGCATCGGCTTGCCCGGTGAACCTGCCTTCCATGGCCAATCGTCCGTCGAAGGTGTAGAGCGCCCAGCGTTCCGGTACGACCAGCCCATTGAAGCGTACCCGAAGCATGTCAGCAACCGGATTCGGGAAAACAAGGATGTCGACGGATTCCGCTTCCTCGATTCCGATCAGGGAAACATTGACGGTTTGAACGGAGGTATCGGATGTGCAGCCGTCACTCACCACCTGGGTGACCGTATAGATTCCGGTTGCGGTATACGTATGCGACGGACTTGCCTGAGTGGAAACACCGCCATCTCCGAAATCCCAGGATATCGATTGCGCGTTGTCGGACTGATCGGTAAACTGGAAGAGGCCATTGCCCAAAGCGCTGTAGCCAAAGCCGGCCTGTGGTTCAAACTCCCCGATGTTCCAGGTGGAAGCACTGTCGTTCACCACCGAAGCCGCGATCTGCTGGTAGTGTTGAACCCTGGCCGTGGCAATACCGGCAGTATAGGTATTCCCGACAGGAGTCGCTCCGAACAGGGTGGCATAGAATACGCAGGTTGCCAGGTAGGTACCGTCGATGCTGGGATGGCTGTTATCACCGGACCATAAGTTGAGCGTGCTGTCGGCGTACCAACTCGCGCGCCAGGCCATACCCACCGGCGCTACGAGGGCCTGATTGTCGTCGGCCATCTCCACATACGATTCGCGCAAGCGCATTTGCATGCCCTCGTAGGTGCAGATCACCGGATAGAACGCACAATTCGACTGGTCTCCGTACTTGCGCCCCCAGGTCATGAAGAAGACGGTCTTTGCACAGGGATTGCTCACGTGAATGAGGCTGTCGAGTACCTGTGCAAACGGATAAACCTCCTGTTCCACCTGGGAAGGCGGGAATGCCGGACGCTGGCTTTGCTCCTGAAGAATGACGAAATCCCAACCACCGGCGGCGATCTTCTGCAAGGTGGTGGCATCGGTGCTGTGCGCCTCAAAGGTGTAGCCGCCGGGAGCGCTGGAATCGACGATCAGTGTATCGCCTGCAGCCAGACAAAAGTTACGCAACTGGTTGGGAAGGTCGTTCACGGCTACATAGCTGTTGCCGATGAACAAGACACGAAACGTACGGGCCAGGGCAGTTCCGGAAAACAGCAACACAGCCAGGCCGGCGAAGAGTAACGATCGGGAAAGCATCAGGGTCGGGAGGTGAAGAGGAATAACAGGAGGTTATTTTCGATGAGGGAGTAATCGGCAGCTTCTACCAGTTGGTCGCCGGTGAGGTCTTCGCGCACATACCCGAAGAGAAACTGACTGACACCATTTTCTTCCTGGGCATAATCCGAAGCCTCGATCAGTCCGTCCTGGTTCACATCACCGCTGAAGAGTGTCGCCACACCGCCGATCACCTGCTGATTATTCCCATAAGCCTTCGATGCGGATAGCGTGAAATCATAGCTCACGTTGGTGGCGTCCAGGGTGATGGGGACGGCACTCCAGGTTTCAAGGGAATTGCGTTGGCGCAGTACGATGTAATACTGATTTCCGTACACCTTTCCGGGAAACGTGGCGGTAACCGTACCGTTGGTCATGAGCAACGCCTTGACTGTATCGGTAAACGCATACGGACTGGTTGCAGATGCCAAGAGCACCGTGATCGAGTCACAAACAGTCGGCGCTCCGCTTGGATTCAAAGCCGCCACCTGTTGATTCGCTCCGAGGTAAAAACCCTGGATAAAGGTCTTGAGCTGAAGATTGACCGGAACATGGTCCCCCTCTACCCTCACCTTGTCGATGTAAAGATAATTTCCGTAACGTCCAATGTTCACAAAGCTGGCGATGACGTTGCTCTGTCCGGCAAAGGCATTCAGGTTGACCGTATCCGTCCGCCAGTCGCCGGCGGCTGGATAATAAGCAGATGTACCGATCGTGGGAATCGTAGCCAGTGTTGGCCCCGGTTTGAGATACACGGTCTGGTAGTTAGTTCCGCAATTCGTTGCCACTTTGATGAGCAACGAGTCCACGTAAGACGGGTTGGTATACAACTGATACGCCACATCGAATATGAGGTGGGCGGTGGCATACTCCGTCAGGTCGATCGGAAAGGTCCGCAATTCATCCCGCTTGCCTTGCGCGTTGTAATTCCAGTTGTCGAACACGGCGGAACTGAAGCCAACACCATACGAGGAACCGGAGCCGTAACGTTTCCATACACGCTGGTCTGCACCATCGTCGTAGAGCGACCAGTTCGCCGGAGGAAAAGCGGTGCTCTCCATCGTTTCGATCACCGGCAAATTCTTACCGAGTGTTGTGATGTAAGCGGTTTTGGTGACACTGCTGGTCCCGGAACCGTTGCTGACACTGAGCGTCACGGCATACTTTCCGGGTGAGCTGTAAGTGACCGAAGGGTTCAACGAGGTGCTGCTGGATGGAGTACCGCCGGGGAAGGTCCAGGTCCTGCTGGTCGGCAGTCCGATCGAGAGATCCGAAAATTGCACCGTACCGCCCGGGCACAACTCGGTTTTGTCGGCAGCAAGGACAGCCTGCAGGGGTCGAAGGTTTTCGAACGGCGTTTCCCACATGCCCCTGCCATAGGTCGACACCCGCAGCAAAGCCTGGCTCGTGCCGTTTTCGAAGATGGTGATGTCATTGATGTTGGTTCGGGCAGGTAAACCGCTGCTGTAATTCGTCCAGGAGGAAGAAGATACCTTTCTGTAGTAAACACTGTTGCTCGCGGCGACAAATACCAATTCCTGCGACGGTGAACTTTCGTCGATGAGAATGTCGTTCCAGTTAACGGAAGGAAGTCCTGTGCTGATGTTGGTCCAATTGGTACCGTTGTTAGTTGAACGATAGACCCGTGTATTCATCACCGCGTAGAGGATGTCCGGATTGGTTTTGACGGACACGATCCCGGCCTTTGATCCGGTACCGTATGGAAGCGCGATCTGGGTAAAAGTCGGACTTCCGCTCAGTGCGTTGGTGCTTACGAACAGATTCTGATCGTTTGTGATCACATACAATCGGTTCGAATCGGCCGTGCTGATGTGCATGGCCATGATCGTCTTGTTGATGTTGCCGATCTGGGTCCAGGTCGGGGATGCCGCGGTGAGATTCGTGGTACGATAGACCTGGAGATTGCCGGCAAAAGCCAGATCCGGGTTGGATTTCGTAAAGGCGATATCCTGCAGACTGGTCGGCACAAGTCCGTAGCTATTCTCTCCGCCGGTTATCACATCCCGGCGCTTTGCGTTGGAATAGTAGTAGATCCGGGAACTGCCAGTGGTACAGTCAAACGACATCGGCGAGGTCCAGTCACCGCCACGATTACAATACCAGGCGGCATTTACGGAATACAATTCCCCGTTATCCTGTGTACCGATACTGACCGCGTCACGACGGGTAGGGCTGGTATAGCCATGATAGATCTCGTATCCATAGATGCCGTCACTCTTCGGCGTCCAGTTATTTCCACCATCGGTGCTCAACCATACTCCGCCGTCGTTCATGTTCCACAACTGGGAAGTGTTGTACGGGCTGACCGCCACCTGATGCATATCGGTATGTACCTTTTCCCACCAGTTGGTTTGCTGTGTCCAGTCGGCTCCGCCGTTGGTGGACTTCCAAACGTTATGGGCAACGAACCAGAGGACATCGCGATTGGTAAGATCAGCGCCAACGGCCACATTGTAGTTGCCTTGCCCGGCGTCGTACAACACATTGTCATAACCGGTCAGGTTGGGCATTACCGTATCCTTCATCGCGCTGAAGTTCATGCCCCCATCGGTTGATCTGAAAATCGTACCGTACTTCGCAACGAGCGCGAAGTAGACATAATTCGAATCGGCCGGTGTGACCGCGATGCGTGCACCCGTATTGGTATAGCCTGCCGGCAGGTAAACACCGGCTGTAACCTGCGACCAGGTCTCACCGAAGTCAGTGGAACGCCACAGCGTATTGGCTCCGGTAGCAAACAAGACACGCGAACTCGCATTCGCCTTTTTCACGAGATCGTAAAACGCCATCGCACCCGACTTTAACGTCCAGTTGGTGCCACCGTTGGTGGTCTTGTAAATACCGTTGCTGGTAGCTGCGACCAGGATGTTGTTGTTGGTTGGATCCATCAGCAGTTCGACCACCACTCCGGACGTGAGGCCGGTCTGTGAAAAGGTCGTACCGCCATTGGTCGACTTCCAGACTCCGCTGCCGGTGGAGTAGTAATTCGCATCACCGCCGCCGAGATAGAGCACCTGATCGTTCGTATGATCGATGCAAACAGACGCCAGGCGCGTTCCGTTTGGCATGGCATCGCAGCCGGGCGCCAGGCTCCAACTCGTACTGCCGTTGGAGGAGATGAATAACCCGCCCCTTGCACTCACAGCGTACAGCTTGGATGAATTGGACGGATGAAATTTCATCTGGGAAATCCGGCTGATACCGTGTATTTGTCCGCTTACATTCGTCGGAAAAAGCGCGGGTGCCAGCGGTGTCCAGGATGCGGTTTGCGCGCGGGATGTCCACGTGAAAGCGAACAGGATAACGAAGAGGATCAGACAGGAGACGCGTGTCATCGCTTACCCTCCTTTCCTTCAGCAGCCTTCAATTGCCGGTTGCGTTCTTCCTCCATGACCTTGCGTTCGGAGGGAGTCAGGATGCGACCGTCGTTCTGGACGAATGGCTTTACATCGCGTTGCCATTCTTCGAAACGCTTGCATTGCCAGATCATCTCCTGTCGCCAGGAAGCTTCCTCCGGACTCAGCTCGCGTAACTTTTCCCTGATCTCGGCTTCGCGCTCCGGACTGTAGCCATATTTTTCCCGTTCTTCAATTTCTTCCAACGGATTCTCGCGTCCTTGCCAGAATGCTTCGAAGGCTTTGACGGCATCGTTGTAGTTAACGGCCGTATCGTCCATCATCCGCACCCAATCAGGCAGGATGCCACTGGTAGGATCAGCTGTTTGCTGAGCCTGACAAACGGAAAAGAAGGGATAAAAGAATAAACCGATCCAGAGTAACTGGATTCGCAGGATTTTCATGCTCTCAGGAATTGGGATTCGTATTGCGCAGGGTTAGCTAATATACGTGACCGGCGGCAGAGTAGCAATGACCTGTAGCACGCAAATTCCGGGGAAAAATGGCATCTTCGCAGGATGATGAAAAGGCTTTTGATACTCGTTTTAATGCTGATTTCCGCTTCCGCGTTGCGGGCACAGGACTCCCTGCAAGTGGTGGGCATCCGTTCACCCATGAGCCGGGGCGAGCAGCCGGGGTTTGCCATTCGCATTCCACAAGCCAAACCAAAAGAACTTGGGAGCGGATGGAAAAAATATGTGCGCAGTCAATCCAAAAACAGCGTATCGCTGGAAGGTAACGAGTGGATCATGAACCGGGGACCGGTGAAAGGACTTGGCGAAGATTCGCTCATCAGCTACGCCCGATTCCGGGAGGAAGCAGGCGCGACCCTGGGCGAATTTTTTATTGGTACCGATGACCAGAATTTCTTCACCGGAGAACATGCCAAGGCGGCGCTGGTCCGCTCCTGGTTGCGGGAATTCGGCGTGCAACAATACCGGGAAGCGGTCGAAGACGAATTGAAACAGGCGGAGCGCACCCTGGACACCTACGAACAGGAACTCAAGTCGCTCGAAAACGCCAACGAGAATTCCGAAAAGAGGATCCGGGAAAACAAGCGCGACATTGATCGCTTACAAAGCGAGATCGGAGAGAACAAACGCGAGCAGGAAATGAAGAGCCAGCAGATCCTCGATCAGAAAAAAACAGTCGCCTTGTATCCGGAGGGCGAAATGCGCGATATCGAAGAAAAGAAACTGAAGCAACTCGAAAAGGAAAAGCGCAGACTGGAAAAGGATAAGGAGTCGAAGGAAGGCGATATTGACGACAAGGAGATCGAGAACAAACGCATGGACAAGGCCATCGACGAGAATACCCGAAACGTCATTCCCATAAAGCAGGAATTGATCGGTTATCAGAAAAACCTGGTGGCCGATATCAGGAAAAAACTCGAGGGCATTCGCTGATTCCCCATGCGCATTGATATCCTGACGATCCTTCCCGAATTGCTGGAAGGCCCCTTCTCCCACTCCATCCTCAAACGGGCGGAACAGAAAGGGCTTGCGGAGATTCACCTGAACAACATCCGGGAGTTCTCACTCGACAAGCACCGCAGTGTCGATGATTACGCTTATGGCGGTGGCGCGGGTATGGTCATGATGGCTGAACCGATCGTTCGCTGCATTGAACATCTACAGGAACAGCGCACCTACGACGAGATCATCTACATGACACCCGATGGTGACCTGCTCAATCAGAAGATAGCCAACGAACTCAGTCTGCGCGGCAACCTCATGATCCTGTGTGGACATTACAAGGGGATTGATCAACGCATCCGCGACCGCTGGATCACCCGCGAGATCTCGATCGGCGATTACGTCTTGTCGGGAGGCGAGTTGGGAGCTGCTGTCCTCACCGATGCGATCGTGCGGCTGCTTCCGGGGGTACTCAATGACGAAACGAGCGCCCTCTCCGACTCCTTCCAGGACGATTTGCTGGCGCCACCGGTTTACACCCGACCCGCGGACTTTCGCGGGATGCCGGTGCCGGAAATCCTGCTCAGCGGCAACTTCGCCCGCATCGACGATTGGCGGCACCAGCAGTCTGTGGAGCGAACCCGGCAACGCCGACCCGATCTCCTCAGAGGGCGTGAAAAGGAGTAAAAAAATCCATTTCGAGGCTTTTTTAAAACGAATTATTCCCTATATTTGCCGTCCGGTTTCGGGCGAACGAAGCCGTAAATAGCTGAAAATCATGGACTTGATTAAAATCGCCGCCGAAAACATCATCGTGAAGCGCGAGCACCCGGTCTTCAAAGCCGGTGATACGGTGACTGTTTACTATAAGATCATCGAAGGTAACAAGGAGCGTATCCAGCAGTACCAGGGTGTGGTATTGCAACGCAAAGGCTCCGGACTTGCCCAGACCTTCACCGTTCGCAAGATTTCCAACGGCGTAGGTGTTGAACGTATCTTCCCGCTGCAATCACCGAAGATCGACAAGATCGTAGTCGACAAGCGCGGTATCGTTCGTCGTGCCCGCATCTTCTATCTCCGCGGCATCTCCGGCAAAAAAGCCCGCATCGAAGAAAAGAAGTCTTAAGATATCCGATTCAAATTTCTCTGAGAACCCTGCACCTGCGTGTGGGGTTTTCTTTTTGAGGGACGAGATGCGGCGGACGGGTTAATGGTTCCGCGTTTCGGGTTTCGCGTTTCGGGTTGAGTAAAAATTGAAAGTGAATCCCAAGTCCTGATCTGAAATTGCCTGTAACTTGAATGGTTGAATTTGATTCCCTCGTCCCTCGTCCCTCGTCCCTCGTCCCTCGTCCCTCGTCCCTCGTCCCTCGTCCCTCGTCCCTCGTCCCTCGTCCCTCGTCCCTCGTCCCTCGTCCCTCAATACTGGTCTGTAGCCAACAAGACCAGCGTACACGCCTCTTCCGTTTCGATACCCAGCGCTTCCGCTTTCTTTTTTAGTTCAGGATTCTCGGCTCCGGGATTGAAGATGATTCGGCGTGGACGAAGGGACAGCAGGTAGTCCATCATAGTTTCTTGCGCCTTTTCACCCAGGTAGAGTGTCACCGTATCCAGATCTGTCAAGCCGGGTTGTCCGGTGAGAAACTCCACATTTTCTACCCTTCCCGGTCGTGGGGCAAGGGCCAGTACTTCGTGGCCATGCAGTAAAAGGGAACGAATCGCCTTGTTGGAATAGCGTTCAGGCTTTTCGGAAGCCCCTACGACCAAGGTTCTTTTAGAAACGGTCATGCACAAAGATACCGAACAACCAGGCCCGGCACTATGCTGTTCGTCAGCATTCCTCGATGTAGTTCAGGTCCTTGCTGAAGGTGTCGCGCAGCGTCAGGATCCCGATCAGTGCCAGCAGGGAACAGATCAGTCCCACGACCAAGGCGCTGTAGACCTTTGGTGTCGGGCTGGTTGAAAAGTATGGCTCCAGAAATTTATACAAGAGGGTTATTGGCACGACCGCACCGCGGACGAAGTTGGGCACCGTATTGGTGACCGTCGACCGGATATTCGTGCCGAACTGTTCCGAAGCGATGGTGACAAAGAGCGCCCAGTATCCGGTTGCCGAACCGAGCAGGAAGCACATGAGATAGAACCAGTCCGTTGAGGTGGAATAAGGAAATAGAAACAGCCAGACCAGGACGACGGAAAGCAAAATATATCCGATCACCACCTTCTTACGAGAGCGGAAGAACTGGCTGAACAATCCGCTGAGCAGATCGCCGAAGGAAAGTCCGATGTATGCATACATGATGGCCGTACCGGTAACCACATCCGGAATCCCGAGTTCTTTGGTGATGCCACCCGACAAGGCGATCAGGATACCGATGATGTACCAGATCGGCAAGCCGATGAAGATGCAGCTCAGGTATTTGAAGAACAAAGTCCGGCTGCGGAAGAGGGCGAAGAAGTCGCCTCGTCGCACGTGCGATTCGCTTTTCACCTTCTTATACATGCCCGACTCGATGGTTCCGATACGTAAAAAGAGCAGGAATAATCCCAGCAAACCGCCAACGAGGTAAGCCATTTGCCAACCCACCAGGGCCGTTCCAAGGTGTTCGTTGCACCAGCTTGCCATGATCGCCCCCTCCTTTCCCACGATGGACGCAAACACTGCTCCCAACGCACCAAAGGTCACGATGATCATGGTGCCATAGCCGCGGGTTTCCTTGCTCATGGTTTCCACCACCAGGGTGATGCCGGCACCCAGTTCGCCTGCCAGTCCCAGTCCTGCCAGCAGGCGCACCACGGCGTAGCTGTCGAGGGTGGTAACGAACGCATTGGCTATGTTGGCCGCCGAATACAACAAGATGGATCCGAACAGTACGGAGAGCCTTCCTTTCCGATCACCCAACACACCCCAAAGAATACCGCCCAGCAGCATTCCGATCATCTGGCAATTGAAGAGAAAGATCTCGTTACGCTCGTAGTCGCCATCCCCCAATCCAAGCGCCTGCAGGCTTTCCTTCTTGACGACATTGAAGAGGATCAGGTCGTAGATATCGACAAAGTACCCCAGGGAAGCGACAATGACCAGCAGGTTGAACGGACTACGGATAGCGGTCTGTTGTTTCATGGAATGCAAAATACAGGAAGGTGCATTAGAATAAAAGGGCTATTTCGGAAAAATAAGGGTCGATCCGGCACGCACGCCTGGCCATCACAACAGACTGGCAGACGCGTTATGAGGGGAATCCATCAAACTTGCTGGCACGACTCTTCTATCTGCATCTAGGACGTGCTCCTCATTCGGAATTCGGTATAAACCGCTTCCGTGCGAACGCTCTTCCTGATCCCGTCTTTAGGTAATGTTCAAAGTGAACCGCGCGTTCTTTCTGTTGAAAAGCTGCACACCAAATTAATGATACAGGTCGATGTTTGCTGGTAAAAACACTGCCACCAGACTGATGTCGCTTGACTCGAGCACGAAGGTCACTCGTTCTTCCGACGTAGTGCCGACCATCATTTAGTTTTAGGATATAAACGAAATACCACACGAAGGACAAATTAAAACCTAATCAGTCATCATCTAAACCACTATAATCGGTTTAATTCATTAAACGAAATTGGCACGTCTGGTGCTGCACAAAAGAATGGATGGCTTCGCCGAAGTGCACATGAACTGGACCAAGGCCAAATTTTATGGTGCAAAGTAAAAGGTCCGCCTACGCGCTAAAGCGCTTCGGCAGTTTGAAGTTGGATCCCGTCCGCCGTAGTCCGCATGAAGTGGACCATCATCAGAGCTAAGTGCGTAAAGCAAATGTCCGCCTACGCGCTAAAGCGCTTCGGCAGTTTGAAGTTGGATCCCGTCCGCCGTAGTCCGCATGAAGTGGACCTTGATCAGAGATTAGGGCGTAAAGCAAAAGTCCGCCTACGCGCTAAAGCGCTTCGGCGGACGTAGGCGGAGAGGGAGGGATTCGAACCCCCGGTGCGTTTGACCGCACACCTGATTTCGAATCAGGCACATTCGACCACTCTGACACCTCTCCGTATCCCGTGGTTCCTGAGGGGCGCAAAGGTAGGAATTTACCTTAAAATAATGGTTTATTGGCTTTGTCGTTTCGAGATTCGACGCTGAGCTAAAGCGCTGGCTACCTGAAGAAAAAGCTTTAGGCAACAGAAAGATGAGACTCCAGGCCAGGCAACAACAGAAAAAAAATCGTCCGCCAACGCGCTAAGGCGCTTCGGCGGACGTTGGCGGAGAGAGAGGGATTCGAACCCCCGGAACCTTGCGGTTCAACGGTTTTCAAGACCGCCGCAATCGACCGCTCTGCCATCTCTCCGATGCGAAAATAGGAAATACCGGCCAATCCAAGGCTTTTTCGAGCATTTCAACTGAGGTGAAAATCAGCGATTACGCTGTGTAGGCGACCAGATGCCGCTTCGCACCCCGCCCAGGTAGCGGAAGTACCCCTGGGCCAGGGCAATGTTCATGAAGACAAAATAAGCGACAAAACGCACGCTCTTCAGGTGCAAACCGAACTTGCGCAAGCTCCATTCCCAGGCCGGGGATAACAGCAGGATCACTTCCACCGTGAGCAAGACCGCCCATTCGCGCTGGTAAAAAGCAAGGCAGGCAAGGGTGAAAAGGGAAAGCAGGATGAACAGGGGCGTGAACCA
This DNA window, taken from Bacteroidota bacterium, encodes the following:
- a CDS encoding GIY-YIG nuclease family protein, with amino-acid sequence MWYFVYILKLNDGRHYVGRTSDLRARVKRHQSGGSVFTSKHRPVSLIWCAAFQQKERAVHFEHYLKTGSGRAFARKRFIPNSE